CATATATTTAACCCtattgtatttgtatttcttGCGAATAACTCTGATAACGAATATACTGCATCATACGAACTTTTAATGACATCTCAAAACAGCTGTTATGAAATTTTACGCAACTAAAATATTTGTGCAAACAACAGCAAATGAATGTCGTTTCAGTAGGTGTACAATTAATGACACAGGTACAACCGTCGATCAGAATTAAACATGTGTGTTGAATGCCCTCTGATCAACATTGTGTTCTTGACAATCTCTTTACCCACCAATGTCGTCAGTACTCCTGCCCCGAAACCATTCTTTAAAATCCTTTAATGCACACTCACTATTGAGAAACTCTATAGAGTCTAGTTACTGTTCAGGACCTGATGAAGGGAGAACTATACCAAAAAAGATATCCCCCACCCTACCAATTTGAAGACCGCCCACTTCAGATATTTAGCTAGAGACCCTTAAAGATTTTAAAAGAGAGACGGAGTCAGACAGTTTGACAGTCACTCACTGAGCTTTGCATCGCGTGCGCACAGACACAACTTCTCCGCTGCGCGTCAGGACTGCAGTCGTTCGCGCCACTATGCCATCCGTTCCCATGTTTAGGATGCTACAAACACCACAGCTCCGTCAAGGCGTGATTGCGCTTTTCATGTGGTTCACTCACTTTATGGACGACTACAAAGTTCAGGGTGAGTATGCTGTGATTGATTATGTGACCAGTTATATTGTTGAGTAGGGATGGTATAACTTTTTAAGGTCAAATTGTAGGCGACATTGAAGCATCAGCCAAGCTGATCAGTACATGTATCTTCCAAATACCTCATAAGAAAATATGGGTTATAGGGTGGGTTGTGTGGGTTGTGTGGGTTGTGTGCTCATATTTGTCTTGAATGATTGGGATTGTGTCTAAATCAAAATATGTTGGATCTAATGTAGTTCATCAAAACATGCGATCAATCATAAAATGACGCACGGGTAGGCCTAGTCTGAAAGAAAATCTATGACCAATTGGTAAACGGACATGTACAAGCTTTATTGCATAATTAGGTCGGAGATTAGTCAATGTGACTTCCTATACCTCTTACAAGTGGGTCATTCTCCTACAAGCTGAGCTGATAGCCTGAGACAGATGGACTGGTGGGTCCcaaggagtgagtgagtgagtacacGCTGCTCCACCCTTGCGTCCTCCGGTGAAATCCCGCTGCATTGGGATTTATTGGTCTTTACGCAATCAGAACACATTTGGCATAACCTGTATTGTAGAACTTTTCTCTAAACAAAAAAGTAGAAATGGATATAGGGTGCTATGGGGAAAAGTTGGCGTTGTTTAAGATTTAGCATGCTCAAATAAGGCAATACTCTACCGTTATACGCGTGCGCATACGATACTTTAATTGGACACGGACCGTCTCTCTCCAGCGGGTAACTGCTGGTTGCAGCAGGGAAAGAACGGCCGGTGCCAAGTGCTCTACATGTCCGGGATGACCCGGGAGGACTGCTGCCGGAGTGGCCGTCTGGGCACCGCATGGACCGAGGAAGATGTGCCCAACAGCACGCTGTTCCGATGGATGATCTTCAATGGAGGCGCGCCTAATTGCATACCTTGTAAAGGTGAGTGATGATCAATATCATTACTTTAAGTGGTGCAACATTATTCTGATGGAACTTATTCTGGTGGAACTTCTTACAAAAAATTCCAACATGTTATCATGTGTATGGCATGTCATATGTTAATGAACTATAATTACTTTCTGCTATAATGGGTTTTGATAAAGAATTTGGCCTTATATCATATTCATTATGTATGATGACTTGATTTGTTCCTCAATTAatacacccatccatccatccatccatccatccatccatccatccatccatccatccatccatccatccatccacccatccatccatccatccatccatccatccatccatccatcccagaAACATGCGATAGCGTTGACTGTGGTCCTGGGAAGAGATGCAAGATGAACAAGAGGAACaagcccaggtgtgtgtgtgctccgGACTGCTCCAACGTCACAAGGAGGGGGTCCATCTGTGGGTCGGATGGAAAATCCTACAAGGATGAGTGTACAATGCTCAGGGCCCGCTGCAGGAACCATCCTGACCTGGAGGTCCAATACCACGGGCGATGCCGCAGTAAGTCCCCCTCAGGATTAAGGTAGCAAAATTCATGAAACGTTCCCGAAAATTCCCAAGTTTTCCAGATATCCCGGTTGGAGGATTCCATCCCTGTTTATTCCATCCTGATTCTAAGAATTTTGGGAACGTTTCATGAATTTTGCAATTGATTATAAAGTATGTGTATAAGGGTCAGTGAGTACCATTGCCAGACTTGGTTTTCATTTCCAGTCTATCACATATAACTGATATTTCTGAAATAATTATCTGACTTGTGAGACTATTCCAGACTTGGGTTAAGCGATTGTTTTCCCATGTATGGCACAAGGGGGTAACTGTACTGCCTGTATATGGTCtggaggcagtagactagacattacagtaccatggtctggaggcagtagacaagacattacagtaccatggtctgaaggcagtagactagacattacagtaacatggtctggaggcagtagactagacattacagtaccgtggtctggaggcagtagactagacattacagtaccatggtctggaggcagtagactagacattacagtaccatggtctgaaggcagtagactagacattacagtaccatggtctggaggcagtagactagacattacagtaccatggtctggaggcagtagactagacattacagtaccatggtttggaggcagtagactagacattacagtaccatggtttggaggcagtagactagacattacagtaccatggtttggaggcagtagactagacattacagtaccatggtttggaggcagtagactagacattacagtaccatggtctggaggcagtagactagacattacagtaccatggtctggaggcagtagactagacattacagtaccatggtctggaggcagtagactagacattacagtaccatggtctggaggcagtagactagacattacagtaccatggtctggaggcagtagactagacattacagtaccatggtctggaggcagtagactagacattacagtaccatggtttggaggcagtagactagacattacagtaccgtggtctggaggcagtagactagacattacagtaccatggtttggaggcagtagactagacattacagtaccatggtttggaggcagtagactagacattacagtaccgtggtctggaggcagtagactagacattacagtaccatggtttggaggcagtagactagacattacagtaccatggtctggaggcagtagactagacattacagtaccatggtctggaagcagtagactagacattacagtaccatggtctggaggcagtagactagacattacagtaccgtggtctggaggcagtagactagacattacagtaccatggtctggaggcagtagactagacattacagtaccatggtctggaggcagtagactagacattacagtaccatggtctggaggcagtagactagacattacagtaccatggtttggaggcagtagactagacattacagtaccatggtctggaggcagtagactagacattacagtaccatggtttggaggcagtagactagacattacagtaccatggtttggaggcagtagactagacattacagtaccatggtctggaggcagtagactagacattaggtttggaggcagtagactagacattacagtaccatggtctggaggcagtagactagacattacagtaccatggtctggaggcagtagactagacattacagtaacatggtttggaggcagtagactagacattacagtaccatggtctggaggcagtagactagacattacagtaccgtggtctggaggcagtagactagacattacagtaccgtggtctggaggcagtagactagacattacagtaccatggtctggaggcagtagactagacattacagtaccatggtctggaggcagtagactagacattacagtaacatggtctggaggcagtagactagacattacagtaccatggtctggaggcagtagactagacattacagtaccgtggtctggaggcagtagactagacattacagtaccgtggtctggaggcagtagactagacattacagtaacatggtctggaggcagtagactagacattacagtaccatGGTCTGGAGGCAGTAGACTAAACATTACAGTACCGTGGTCtggaggcagtagactagacattacagtaccgtggtctggaggcagtagactagacattacagtaccatggtctggaggcagtagactagacattacagtaccatggtctggaggcagtagactagacattacagtaccatggtctggaggcagtagactagacattacagtaccatggtttggaggcagtagactagacattacagtaccatggtctggaggcagtagactagacattacagtaccatggtttggaggcagtagactagacattacagtaccatggtttggaggcagtagactagacattacagtaccatggtctggaggcagtagactagacattaggtttggaggcagtagactagacattacagtaccatggtctggaggcagtagactagacattacagtaccatggtctggaggcagtagactagacattacagtaccgtggtctggaggcagtagactagacattacagtaacatggtttggaggcagtagactagacattacagtaccgtggtctggaggcagtagactagacattacagtaccgtggtctggaggcagtagactagacattacagtaccgtggtctggaggcagtagactagacattacagtaccatggtttggaggcagtagactagacattacagtaccatggtttggaggcagtagactagacattacagtaccatggtttggaggcagtagactagacattacagtaccatggtctggaggcagtagactagacattacagtaccatggtctggaggcagtagactagacattacagtaccatggtctggaggcagtagactagacattacagtaccatggtctggaggcagtagactagacattacagtaccatggtctggaggcagtagactagacattacagtaccatggtctggaggcagtagactagacattacagtaccgtggtttggaggcagtagactagacattacagtaccgtggtctggaggcagtagactagacattacagtaccatggtctggaggcagtagactagacattacagtaccatggtctggaggcagtagactagacattacagtaccatggtttggaggcagtagactagacattacagtaccatggtctggaggcagtagactagacattacagtaccatggtttggaggcagtagactagacattacagtaccatggtttggaggcagtagactagacattacagtaccatggtctggaggcagtagactagacattaggtttggaggcagtagactagacattacagtaccatggtctggaggcagtagactagacattacagtaccatggtctggaggcagtagactagacattacagtaccgtggtctggaggcagtagactagacattacagtaacatggtttggaggcagtagactagacattacagtaccatggtctggaggcagtagactagacattacagtaccgtggtctggaggcagtagactagacattacagtaccgtggtctggaggcagtagactagacattacagtaccatggtctggaggcagtagactagacattacagtaccatggtctggaggcagtagactagacattacagtaacatggtctggaggcagtagactagacattacagtaccatggtctggaggcagtagactagacattacagtaccatggtctggaggcagtagactagacattacagtaccatggtctggaggcagtagactagacattacagtaccatggtctggaggcagtagactagacattacagtaccatggtctggaggcagtagactagacattacagtaccatggtctggaggcagtagactagacattacagtaACATGGTTTGGAGGCAGTAGATTAGACATTACAGTAACATGGTCtggaggcagtagactagacattacagtaccgtgttctggaggcagtagactagacattacagtaccgtggtctggaggcagtagactagacattacagtaccgtggtctggaggcagtagactagacattacagtaccatggtctggaggcagtagactagacattacagtaccatggtctggaggcagtagactagacattaggtttggaggcagtagactagacattacagtaccatGGTCTGGAGGCAGTAGACTAGGCATTACAGTAACATGGTTtggaggcagtagactagacattacagtaccgtgctctggaggcagtagactagacattacagtaACATGGTTTGGAGGCAGTAGACTACACTTAGGCCACTCTAGCCACTTGGAGGCCCTAACCGAGATTTTAGTGGTCCCTCTCTGTACGACGGAGAGAAGCATTTTAGTTttgaagttaatttcctgcaattctacacattttgccttgGTGCGGAGAGATTTTTTTGAAATGTTATAACACATTTTATGCAACTCTactaattttgccatggggcagagagaagaaatttgcagttttacagctaatttcctgcaattcaaaccattttgccatggggtggagagaacatTTTAGCAGTTTTAAAGGCCCAGAAGCGCGGAAATTCACTTTTTTTTCAGCTGAAATACGATGCCCATGATGTTGCACAACGATTTCAATCAATAAGTAAAACATTAagtcaaagtatgatatatttTGGGTTGAAGTAGTAACTTTGGATGTTTTCAGTACCAATGCTGTGTGTTTCCCCTGTGATAGGACGTGCTAATACTTTCCTGTCTACATTTCTTTTCAGGGCTGGGTTTTGTTTGAATGTTACCACCCACCAGCATGGCTAATCAGAAACACCTGCAAAGTTCTTCCTCTTCACGAGTTGCGATTGAGCTGAGCAATACAATAGATCATGTTTGGCTGAGCCGAACAGTTTTTCGCTGTAGTCTACATTTGGCTGCCTGAGCCATGGAGCAAATTAAAATAGGGTGTGCACACTTATGTTTTTGCAACTCCACTTTTTTATCATAACCCATTGGATAATTTGTCAAGTTTTACTTATTTTTGAGCTAGtctgtattaaaaaaatatatatgaccaTTTTATAAATTGTAAAATTGCGTGTGATATGACTGCATTTTGGAACCCCGCACCCCCgaagatgaatggttttgaccacaTTCCACTGCTTTGATTGGTGCAGATTCCACAAACTTGTTTATctatactgaaaaaatatataaacgcaacgtgtaaagtgttggtccaatgtttcatgagctgaaataaaagatccccgaaatgttccatatgcatgaAAAGCTTATTTCTCCCCCAAAAAtttcacacatttgtttacatccctgttagcgagcatttctcctttgccaagataatccatccacctgacaggtgtgacatatcaagaagctgattaaacagcatgaccattacacaggtgcaccttgtgtgcagttttgtcacataacacaatgccatagatgtctcaagttttgagcgaGTGTGCatttggcatactgactgcaggaatgtccaccaaagcggtttccagagaattgaatgttcatttctctaccataagccacctccaccgtcattttagagaatttggcaatacgtccaaccgcctcacaaccgcaggccacgtgtaaacatctggcttcttcacctgcgggatcgtctgagaccagccacccggagatgaaactgtgggtttgcacaaccgaagaatttctgcagaaactgtcagaaaccatctcagggaagctcatctgcttgCTTGTCGTCCTCATCAGGGTCTTGGattgactgcagttcagcgtcatatccgacttcagtgggcaaatgctcaccttcgatagccactggcacgctggagaagtgtgctcttcacggatgaatcccagtttaaactgtactgggcagatggcagactgtgtgggcgagcggtttgctaatgccaacattgtgaacagagtgccccatggtggcggtggggttatggtatgggcaggcataagctatggacaatgaacacaattgtatgttatcctgaggcccattgtcgtgccattcatccgccaccatcacctcatgtttcagcatgataatgcacagccccatgttgcaaggatctgtacacaattcctagaagctaAAAATGTCCCATTTCTTCCGTTGCCTGCAtacccaccagacatgtcacccattgagcacgtttgggatcaTCTGGCTCGACGTGTACGACAACGtgctccagttcccgccaatatccagcaactttgcacagccattgaagaggagtggaacaacattccacaggccacaatcaacagcctgatcaactctatgtgaaggagatgtgtcgcgctgaaTGAGGCAAttagtaacattagctagctatataaggttagcatgctagctaggtACACTGATGGATGTCAGTGCCCTGCTTGCTATTATTTCTCCACTCCATCTTGAAACCACCACAATGTTCCATCCCTCAATTCGTGAATATGTATTATCAGCCTGCGTCATTCTTCGGAGGTGGAACGTAAACAAGAATTTCTGCTATTGGACAGGAATGATGTCAAAATAGTGGCGACATTGCCCTCTATTGGGGGCCTTTAAAGCTAAATTCCTATAACTTTACACATtctgccatgacttatgccatgttaatatgatatctgagtgaaaatgacaaaaaaatcaatgggggccccttgaaagtcagggcccctgggcacagtCGGAACTCAGCCATGAttgctacaagtttagatagctggctagactaactaccaatcaaaAATTGACATGGCTAATTGTCAGCTAATTgaatgactgacataacaagagaaaaactactgatccacaaccaaatttcgaaattgcacctggtGTATTTGACTATTTTTACTCTCAATAGACCTGTTATGttgcttatgcctggagccggccctgtCTGCAGGTCCAAAAAAGACCAGAAGTGTGAGGTGGAGTCTGCCATCTGATATCACAGATAGGCTAAGTCAAACTTAGGCAGTAAGAAAGCGTATAGATAGACTATCAGCAAGGAAAAATGAACATCACAGGTGGGGGAATATTTACCTGGTGTAACCTGAGAGTTGTGAAGTGAAATGTTTAAATTGTGTGTAATTTTAATGTTTCACATGACATGAATAGTGTCACATGTGAGTCATGcctctacatgtgtgtgtgtgtctttccatcCACAGAGACGTGTCATGGAGTTCGCTGCCCTGGCTCCGCGTCATGTGTCGTGGACCAGACCAACAATGCCTACTGTGTGACCTGTAATCACCAGTGTCCAGAGGTGAAGTCACCTGACCAGTACCTGTGTGGCAACGACGGCGTTGTTTATGCCAGCGCCTGTCATCTGAGGAGAGCCACGTGCATCCTGGGAAGGTCCATCGGCGTGGCGTACGAAGGGAAATGCATCGGTAAGTACTGGAGCATCAATATGGGGTGCCGTTTGTAAAGTTGATACATCACACTTAGATCAATGAAGATTTCAGTGTTTTGATGCGCCAAGACCTTTGTCAGAACATACCAGAGTAGTAGGCCTACTAAGCATCCAAAacatgtctgttctgtctgttctcatacacacagacaggacaCTAGGTCTACCTCCATCACCAGAATCATGGTGTCTGTGTGAATCAGAAATAGATCAGCGCTGGCCTGGGTCTGTGTGGGAGTGTGATAATATTGTCTGAtgctttctgtgtgtgtctcctctctaGACGCCCGGTCATGTGGCGACATCATGTGTCGGGGAGCGAAAAGGTGTCTGTGGGATGAAGCGAGTGGCCGCGGACGCTGCTCTGTGTGTGACGAGCCATGTCCGGAGAGTCACCCGGGTGAGAGTGTGTGCTCCAGCGACAACAACACCTATCCCAGCGAGTGTTCCATGAGGCAGGGCGCATGCGCTCAGCAGCGTCACCTGGAGGTCAAACACTCAGGATCCTGCAACTGTAAGTCTACGGTTGATGcgtgaaatgacaccctattccctacactgtGCAGCACAGCGACGCACCCACTGAGAACTTATGAGAAAGTGTCTTAAACTCCAAAACAGGCTTTTCCTCAGTCACTTTACCCAAAGTCATAATTGAGGGTTAAATCCTAACTTTCACTTAAGCCGAATTTTCGGCCAGCTGTTTTCAGCAACTGATATTTTTGAATTAGGTTGTCATATTGGCAGGTTTGCTAGCAAcaaactatttagctagcttctagCCTAGTGTTTGATATGCAATGCAATCTCCTCGTAATGAACTATGTTGAGTGTCCTGACGAGAAGGCAAACGTTTATAGCTATGCCAGGCCAAATCAGGCACCGTCATTCATTTGGATGTATCCAAATTCATGTCAATAGGAAACAGCttaaaacaaatgcaaatgcagctacttttctGTTATTCTGActgcagaggttgtgactgttagccgtagctagttggctagctagcaagcaagggataagaacgtaaAGAACAAGCGACTGGGTCGCATCCATATATATCAAACTAATCAAAGAAAACATGAAAAAGTATGAATTCgcttataaaataaaaatatcaacaataacaaaaaatATTACTACTGAAGAATTTGTGCTGAATATTGTTTTCTTTGAAAACTTTGGTTGTAAGCGGGATAAACGCCTCTGTTCTGTAGCTTACATTAACTTGGAACTCCAAGCCTACATTACCTCTGTCCATTATTTTCAAGGTAATGTAGGCTTCCAATGTAATGTACAGAACGTCGTCTTTTTATCCCTTACTTAGTTGCCTCTGTGTCAAAGCCACGTACAcaaaaacatctctctctctctctctctctctctctctctctctctctctctctctctctctctctctctctctctctctctctctctctctctctctctctctctctctctctctctctctctctctctctctctctctctctctctctctctctctctctctctctctctctctctctcgctctctctctctctctcacttcataGTTTACCGCTATTCTGTTGTTCCCATGATGTTTGGTTCACTCATAACATAGATCATGTGTCTCTCAGCTTATCCTCCCTCTAATTACAACAATGCCTCGTTTTTCTCCTGTAAACAGTAATGTTGCTGTAATTAAATTATTTCAGCATGTGGATTATGAGGACTGGGTTTTGGATGGGTTACTTTTTGGATGGGGTTTTCTACATCTGCCTGTGGCTGTTTGTTTTGGAGATAAATCTTTTCTGAGGGCAAATACACTCCAACAGGGTGGTCCTTTGTAGAAATTGGTCCTGGACCCCTGTCTTGTGCATCAAATTAAGTTGTATTGTGTTATAAAGATGCGTATAtgagccctgttctgttctc
The sequence above is a segment of the Salvelinus alpinus chromosome 1, SLU_Salpinus.1, whole genome shotgun sequence genome. Coding sequences within it:
- the LOC139537876 gene encoding follistatin-A-like, with translation MPSVPMFRMLQTPQLRQGVIALFMWFTHFMDDYKVQAGNCWLQQGKNGRCQVLYMSGMTREDCCRSGRLGTAWTEEDVPNSTLFRWMIFNGGAPNCIPCKETCDSVDCGPGKRCKMNKRNKPRCVCAPDCSNVTRRGSICGSDGKSYKDECTMLRARCRNHPDLEVQYHGRCRKTCHGVRCPGSASCVVDQTNNAYCVTCNHQCPEVKSPDQYLCGNDGVVYASACHLRRATCILGRSIGVAYEGKCIDARSCGDIMCRGAKRCLWDEASGRGRCSVCDEPCPESHPGESVCSSDNNTYPSECSMRQGACAQQRHLEVKHSGSCNCLNQV